One genomic region from Anabaena sp. PCC 7108 encodes:
- a CDS encoding HlyD family efflux transporter periplasmic adaptor subunit → MKFSLAANAVQARHTKERFAKPEEQLSYELGKAVQELPPLYTRLLAGTISIVIFGAISWAHFSEIDEVATAPGELIASTQVRPVTSLGNGSILAVKVKEGDRVTKDQVLIERDPNLQQTDVNRLSKASKLIEDDLQRLQAERTGRKIAGTKLQDELLNSRLLDYNAKQAAAEAEAQRQLSIINQAKVRLTRLQENLVNAKTSAINAQTNLVNAKSIRVKVESNLSIAQQREKNLRTLLNPGAVPRVDYLDAQERLNRANTDIIKSSDEVTNTKNRLTEAQDKVTSLEKDISAQLQEIKQVEQAYQAARNQGLRLTSERQSEILTQINKRKEELTNVAGQLEQAKKQKDGETIKAPVAGTIYKIKATKGPVQSGEELLSIVPEGEEMLLEVKVLNRDIGFIRQGMKVKVKLATFPFQEFGVVDGEVLQISPNAVVDKELGLIFPTQIKLNKHSINLRGQEVEFTPGMAANAEIVTRKKSVLTFIVEPITRRFSEAFSVR, encoded by the coding sequence ATGAAATTTTCTCTAGCTGCAAATGCTGTTCAAGCACGTCATACAAAAGAGAGATTTGCAAAACCAGAAGAACAATTATCTTATGAATTGGGTAAAGCTGTACAGGAATTACCTCCACTTTATACAAGATTATTAGCGGGAACAATTAGCATTGTTATATTTGGGGCAATTTCCTGGGCGCATTTTTCAGAAATTGATGAAGTAGCGACAGCACCAGGAGAATTAATTGCTTCTACTCAAGTTAGACCAGTGACATCTTTAGGTAATGGATCTATTTTAGCGGTTAAAGTAAAAGAAGGCGATCGCGTCACCAAAGATCAAGTTTTAATTGAACGTGATCCAAATTTACAACAAACAGATGTTAACCGATTATCTAAGGCTAGTAAATTAATTGAAGACGATTTACAGAGGTTACAAGCAGAACGAACTGGGAGGAAAATTGCGGGGACAAAATTGCAAGATGAATTATTAAATTCCCGTTTGTTAGACTACAACGCCAAACAAGCAGCAGCGGAAGCAGAAGCACAACGCCAACTTTCAATCATTAATCAAGCCAAAGTCCGGTTGACTCGGTTACAAGAAAATTTAGTAAACGCTAAAACTAGTGCTATTAATGCTCAAACTAACTTAGTTAATGCCAAAAGTATCCGTGTTAAAGTAGAAAGTAATTTAAGCATTGCTCAACAAAGAGAAAAAAATCTTCGCACTCTATTAAATCCTGGTGCAGTTCCTAGAGTTGATTATCTAGACGCGCAAGAAAGATTAAATCGTGCCAATACAGATATTATTAAAAGTTCAGATGAAGTCACTAATACCAAAAATAGGTTAACAGAAGCACAAGACAAAGTTACATCTTTAGAAAAAGATATTTCTGCTCAACTTCAAGAAATCAAACAAGTTGAACAGGCTTATCAAGCTGCACGTAATCAAGGTTTACGTTTAACATCAGAACGCCAAAGTGAAATTCTTACCCAAATCAACAAGCGTAAAGAAGAATTAACCAATGTTGCTGGTCAATTAGAACAAGCGAAAAAGCAAAAAGACGGAGAAACTATTAAAGCACCTGTAGCGGGGACAATTTACAAAATTAAAGCTACTAAAGGACCAGTTCAATCTGGTGAAGAGTTATTATCAATTGTCCCAGAAGGGGAAGAAATGCTTTTAGAAGTAAAAGTCCTCAATCGTGATATTGGTTTTATTCGTCAGGGGATGAAAGTAAAGGTGAAATTAGCAACTTTCCCTTTTCAAGAATTTGGTGTAGTTGATGGTGAGGTTTTACAAATTAGTCCGAATGCGGTTGTTGATAAAGAATTGGGATTAATTTTTCCAACGCAAATTAAATTGAATAAACACTCAATTAATCTCCGAGGACAAGAGGTAGAATTTACTCCGGGTATGGCTGCGAATGCTGAAATTGTGACGAGGAAGAAGTCGGTTTTGACCTTTATTGTTGAGCCAATTACACGCAGATTTAGTGAGGCTTTTTCTGTGAGGTAA
- a CDS encoding SDR family oxidoreductase: MILVTGATVGIGRRVVRLLRQQQQPVRSFVRLTSHYSELEHRGSDIFIGDLRREQDIEKACRGVKYIISAHGSGNDALSLDYRANIELIDQAKVQGVEHFVFISVLGADRGYEDAPVFKAKRAVERYLQSSGLDYTILRPAGLASNLLPLAESFRETGLYLLIGDPKNRTSIVSTDDLARIVVDSLTVADACNQILPVGGAEILLREDIPKIFSRIFNKEPIVINVPLFAVDSFRGALGLFNSSAQTSLGTFRTLLANEFFCTSEETANLERIFNFQLETLENFLRRYVEI, translated from the coding sequence ATGATTCTAGTCACTGGAGCAACGGTCGGAATTGGTCGCCGCGTCGTGCGACTATTACGCCAACAACAGCAGCCTGTACGTTCGTTTGTCCGCTTGACTTCCCATTACAGCGAGTTAGAACACCGGGGTTCTGACATTTTCATTGGTGATTTGCGACGAGAACAGGACATTGAGAAAGCTTGTCGCGGAGTGAAATATATTATCAGCGCTCACGGTTCCGGGAATGATGCTCTATCTTTAGATTACCGCGCTAATATTGAACTCATTGACCAGGCTAAAGTCCAGGGTGTTGAACATTTTGTCTTTATATCCGTTTTAGGTGCTGACAGAGGATATGAAGATGCACCCGTATTCAAAGCCAAACGAGCCGTAGAAAGATATCTGCAAAGTAGTGGCTTAGATTACACTATTTTACGCCCTGCTGGATTAGCATCAAACTTGCTACCACTGGCGGAATCGTTTCGAGAAACGGGTTTATATCTACTTATCGGTGATCCTAAAAACCGCACATCTATTGTTAGCACCGATGATTTAGCCAGGATAGTTGTAGATTCTTTGACCGTTGCAGATGCTTGTAACCAAATTTTACCAGTAGGAGGTGCGGAAATTTTATTGCGAGAGGATATTCCCAAAATTTTTAGTCGCATCTTTAACAAAGAACCGATAGTCATCAACGTTCCTCTGTTTGCTGTTGATAGCTTCCGGGGTGCATTAGGTTTATTTAACTCCTCAGCCCAAACAAGTTTAGGAACTTTTCGCACCTTACTAGCTAATGAATTTTTCTGTACATCAGAAGAAACCGCCAATTTAGAAAGAATTTTTAACTTTCAATTGGAAACATTAGAAAACTTTTTGCGCCGTTATGTAGAAATTTAG
- the xth gene encoding exodeoxyribonuclease III yields the protein MKIATWNVNSIRIRLEQVINWLNQNSVDVLCLQETKVIDKDFPILAFEKIGYYPYISGQKSYNGVALISRQPLEDVSMGFTAILPEIETEWEEQKRVITGVIDGVRIINLYVPNGSSVDSDKYEYKLGWLKILREYLQVLLLSNPAICMCGDFNIALEDIDIHDKVKIENHIMASEPERQALRDILSLGFADAFRKFNSEKGHYSWWDYRTAAFKRNLGWRIDHHYLTSVLCDRAQSCIIDVAPRKLEQPSDHTPVIVEF from the coding sequence ATGAAAATTGCTACTTGGAACGTAAATTCGATTCGTATACGCTTAGAACAGGTAATTAATTGGTTAAATCAAAATTCTGTTGATGTTCTGTGTTTGCAAGAGACGAAAGTAATAGATAAAGATTTTCCGATTTTAGCGTTTGAAAAAATAGGCTATTACCCTTATATTTCTGGACAGAAATCTTATAATGGCGTGGCGCTCATTAGTCGTCAACCTTTAGAAGATGTGAGTATGGGTTTCACGGCAATTTTACCAGAGATAGAAACAGAATGGGAGGAGCAAAAGCGGGTAATAACTGGTGTAATTGACGGAGTTAGAATTATTAATCTTTATGTTCCCAACGGTTCATCTGTAGACAGCGACAAATATGAATATAAGCTGGGTTGGTTAAAAATACTGCGGGAATATTTGCAGGTGCTGTTGTTGTCAAATCCGGCTATTTGTATGTGTGGTGATTTTAATATCGCTTTGGAAGATATAGATATTCACGACAAAGTAAAGATAGAAAATCATATTATGGCATCTGAACCAGAACGCCAAGCTTTACGAGATATTCTTTCGCTGGGTTTTGCGGATGCTTTTCGTAAATTCAACAGCGAAAAAGGACATTATAGTTGGTGGGATTATCGTACTGCTGCTTTCAAGCGTAATTTAGGATGGAGAATAGACCATCATTATCTCACATCGGTTTTGTGCGATCGCGCTCAAAGTTGTATTATTGATGTCGCACCAAGAAAGTTGGAACAGCCTAGCGATCATACACCAGTTATTGTGGAGTTTTAG
- a CDS encoding folate/biopterin family MFS transporter, whose product MLIDSSGLSKVKDSVTKTILFGNEPKPELIAILVVYFVQGILGLARLAVSFFLKDELHLSPVEVSALLGIVAIPWMIKPIFGFISDGLPIFGYRRRPYLVSSGILGAAAWISLGTIVNNSWQATIAIALSSLSVAFSDVIVDSLIVERARAETQAKAGSLQSLSWGATALGGVITAYFSGLLLEHFTTRTVFLFTAGFPLIISLVAWLIAETPISKVESENHHTNFLTVKNQIIQLRQAFSQPRIWLPTAFIFIWQSTPSGDSAFFFFFTNELHFKPEFLGRVNLVTSLASLIGIWIFQRFLKGVPFRVICSWSIIISAILRMTILLLVTHTNRTLGIDDKWFSLGDSLILAVMGQIAFMPVMVLAARICPFGIEATLFAILMSIFNLGGAVSRELGALIMHWLGITDTRFDALWLLVIITNFSALLPLLFINWLPVDKEESEITELPAVSVN is encoded by the coding sequence ATGCTGATTGACTCCTCTGGCTTATCCAAAGTCAAAGACTCAGTAACCAAGACAATTCTTTTCGGTAACGAACCTAAGCCAGAACTAATTGCCATTCTTGTAGTTTACTTTGTTCAAGGTATCTTAGGGTTAGCGCGTCTAGCCGTCAGTTTCTTCCTCAAAGATGAATTGCATTTGAGTCCAGTTGAGGTATCAGCACTGTTGGGAATAGTCGCCATACCGTGGATGATTAAGCCCATATTTGGTTTTATTTCCGATGGTTTGCCTATATTCGGCTACCGTCGCCGGCCATATTTAGTTTCATCAGGAATATTGGGCGCTGCTGCTTGGATCAGTTTGGGTACCATAGTCAATAATAGCTGGCAAGCAACAATAGCGATCGCTCTGAGTTCCCTCTCTGTCGCCTTCAGTGATGTGATTGTTGACTCCCTTATTGTCGAACGAGCCAGGGCAGAAACCCAAGCTAAAGCCGGTTCCCTTCAATCTTTATCCTGGGGTGCTACTGCTCTTGGAGGCGTAATCACAGCCTACTTTAGTGGCTTACTATTAGAACATTTCACTACCCGTACAGTATTTTTATTTACCGCTGGATTTCCTCTGATTATTTCATTGGTAGCATGGTTAATTGCAGAAACACCAATCAGCAAAGTTGAATCAGAAAATCATCATACCAACTTTCTCACCGTCAAAAATCAAATTATTCAACTACGCCAAGCCTTTAGTCAACCAAGAATTTGGCTACCCACAGCATTTATATTTATTTGGCAATCTACACCCAGTGGCGACTCAGCTTTTTTCTTCTTTTTCACCAACGAACTTCACTTTAAACCAGAATTTTTAGGCAGAGTTAATCTCGTTACAAGTTTAGCTTCATTAATTGGCATTTGGATATTTCAACGTTTTCTTAAAGGTGTTCCCTTTCGGGTAATTTGTAGCTGGAGCATTATCATTTCCGCCATCTTAAGAATGACAATACTCCTGTTAGTAACTCACACAAATAGAACATTAGGAATAGATGATAAATGGTTCAGTTTAGGTGATAGCTTAATTCTCGCCGTCATGGGACAAATTGCATTTATGCCTGTAATGGTTTTAGCTGCTAGAATTTGTCCATTCGGAATAGAAGCAACATTATTTGCAATTTTAATGTCCATCTTTAATCTAGGAGGGGCTGTTTCCAGAGAGCTTGGTGCATTAATTATGCACTGGTTAGGAATAACTGATACTAGATTTGATGCTCTATGGCTGTTAGTGATAATTACTAATTTCAGTGCTTTGTTACCTCTTTTATTCATCAACTGGCTACCTGTAGACAAAGAGGAATCTGAGATCACAGAATTACCGGCAGTTTCAGTTAATTAG
- a CDS encoding globin domain-containing protein, with amino-acid sequence MTLNVELLEQSFEKVKPHANEFAASFYDNLFNAHPEVKPLFANTDMGTQQKKLINSLVLVVESLRNPEALEPVLKALGGRHVGYGAIPNYYEPVGEALLLTFEQYLVEDWTPEVKKAWLDAFTAITTLMLKGASVDHVPTTQVKSDKSDKSEITENSEQQAIQTITKPIEQKIEEIPQIEVAEQILTEIPEAESSELPVEILVNSFEKVKPHANEFAASFYDNLFQAHPEVKPLFTHTDMGSQEKKLINSLVLVVENLRNPEALEPVLKALGGRHIGYGVVPKYYRPVGEALLLAFEQYLGEDWTPEVKKAWLDAYRAITTLMLKGAGEESSPKVIQAEKPTTLAKPVQAEKPKTLAKPATLKTEIQKESQLFDSTAEQEKKSLISIQLDGEVLKEILTNFTASYQKFQTKISEQPFSEVIKQLPAKFIDAFWIAPVWLVAVISAVVFTVFLLIVDDNSLFGEALGAADTISLVVALVLFIKEAPDRRKQFHYQAWSTVDAAHNVKVSYARILALQDLNKDGVSLRGLDAAGAELVDINLSHANLSKANLMECDLTNANLSYANLDNANLSQVKLSGADLSHGKLGFAKLTQANLNSANLSNANLICADLSDANLNGANLRDASLSGANLAGAYLTGANLKNAKVSDYELSSAFLEGAIMPDGSKYKSSVSDRS; translated from the coding sequence ATGACGTTAAATGTTGAACTCTTAGAGCAAAGTTTTGAAAAAGTTAAACCTCATGCTAATGAATTTGCAGCCAGCTTCTACGATAATCTTTTTAACGCTCACCCAGAAGTGAAACCGTTATTTGCTAATACTGATATGGGAACTCAACAAAAAAAGCTGATAAATTCCCTGGTTTTGGTGGTAGAAAGTCTCCGCAACCCAGAAGCATTAGAGCCAGTTCTCAAGGCTTTAGGAGGTAGACACGTCGGTTATGGAGCTATTCCCAATTATTATGAACCAGTTGGGGAAGCACTACTACTGACGTTTGAACAGTATCTTGTGGAAGATTGGACTCCTGAAGTCAAAAAAGCTTGGTTAGATGCTTTTACAGCTATTACAACCTTGATGTTAAAAGGTGCAAGTGTAGATCATGTACCAACAACACAAGTTAAATCCGATAAATCAGATAAATCAGAGATAACAGAAAATTCAGAACAACAAGCAATACAAACAATTACAAAACCTATTGAGCAAAAAATAGAGGAAATTCCACAAATAGAAGTAGCGGAGCAAATATTAACAGAAATACCAGAAGCAGAATCTTCAGAGTTACCTGTAGAAATATTAGTAAATAGCTTTGAAAAAGTTAAACCTCACGCTAATGAATTTGCAGCCAGCTTCTACGATAATCTTTTTCAAGCTCACCCAGAGGTGAAACCGTTATTTACCCATACTGATATGGGAAGTCAAGAAAAAAAGCTGATAAATTCCCTGGTTTTGGTAGTAGAAAATCTCCGCAACCCAGAAGCATTAGAGCCAGTTCTCAAGGCTTTAGGAGGTAGACACATCGGTTATGGAGTAGTTCCTAAATATTATAGGCCAGTGGGGGAAGCACTGTTGTTGGCGTTTGAGCAGTATCTTGGGGAAGATTGGACTCCTGAAGTCAAAAAAGCTTGGCTAGATGCTTATAGAGCTATTACAACCTTGATGTTAAAAGGTGCGGGGGAAGAATCTTCACCTAAAGTTATCCAAGCTGAAAAACCTACAACTTTAGCGAAACCTGTACAAGCTGAGAAACCTAAAACTTTAGCGAAACCTGCAACTTTAAAAACTGAAATTCAAAAAGAATCTCAGCTATTTGATTCCACAGCGGAACAGGAGAAAAAATCTCTGATATCGATTCAGTTAGATGGTGAAGTTTTAAAAGAAATTCTCACTAATTTTACTGCTAGTTATCAGAAATTTCAGACAAAAATATCAGAACAGCCATTTAGTGAAGTCATCAAACAACTTCCTGCTAAATTTATTGATGCTTTCTGGATAGCACCAGTATGGTTAGTGGCTGTAATTTCAGCAGTTGTGTTTACGGTATTTCTGCTAATTGTCGATGATAATTCTCTGTTTGGAGAGGCTTTGGGTGCTGCTGATACTATCAGTCTGGTGGTGGCGTTAGTTTTATTCATTAAAGAAGCTCCAGACCGGAGAAAACAATTTCATTATCAAGCTTGGAGTACGGTTGATGCCGCACACAATGTTAAAGTTAGTTATGCGAGAATTTTAGCCCTGCAAGATTTGAATAAAGATGGTGTTTCTTTGAGAGGTTTGGATGCTGCTGGTGCGGAGTTAGTAGATATTAATCTCTCTCATGCCAATTTGAGTAAAGCTAATTTGATGGAATGTGATTTGACTAATGCTAATTTGAGCTATGCCAATTTAGATAATGCTAATCTCAGTCAGGTTAAACTTAGTGGTGCAGATTTGAGTCATGGAAAATTGGGTTTTGCTAAATTAACTCAAGCTAATCTTAATAGTGCCAATTTAAGTAATGCTAATTTAATTTGTGCAGATTTAAGTGATGCAAACTTGAATGGTGCAAATTTGAGAGATGCTAGTTTGAGTGGTGCAAACTTAGCAGGAGCTTACCTAACTGGTGCTAATCTCAAAAATGCTAAAGTCAGCGATTATGAATTGAGTAGTGCGTTCCTGGAAGGTGCGATTATGCCTGATGGTTCAAAGTATAAATCATCAGTTAGCGATCGCTCTTAG
- a CDS encoding EF-hand domain-containing protein translates to MSVSFKNLFLLLPATIYALACFYFSTTFTGDEIEYYQKLILCGASILSNFYVLYYHYTNPPHPKFLMLPKRKLSIRTHVISGSIEVVFGVIAFFSSNPEIPAMIMALSAIIGHVTSSFYQTPIVFGSKSAMIPGYLFFVSLHLYSAVNLLLEPDSNFWLINTFLVLSTYVWCRVFYFIFTVFGLFKDNLYSASILAAGVLILPSVLGVAGNLFFILFLLGYNALYKLIMNPTAAEWISWTKESQRQTLIDEDAKELWINNNLSITSDEVDDQTIAAAVFAQLDTNKTGSLDKEELRTLWHEWQVPDSFINNFIARNTNFDEFSFDEFYEKIWQIKGVKQRLQTETLKVECLTKGKNISNEEKCRLIFEQLDIDQSGYIDEFELKTLLLEWGLPSNEVDEYMEKYDDNKDLKISFAEFLKMRPVWSFAYSDIILSN, encoded by the coding sequence ATGTCAGTATCTTTCAAGAATTTGTTCCTACTTTTACCTGCCACCATTTACGCCCTGGCTTGCTTTTATTTTAGTACCACCTTTACAGGAGATGAAATTGAATATTATCAAAAACTAATTCTTTGTGGTGCATCAATTCTCAGTAATTTTTATGTTTTGTACTACCATTACACGAACCCGCCACACCCGAAATTTCTCATGCTACCCAAGAGGAAATTATCAATCAGAACTCATGTAATTTCTGGAAGTATAGAGGTTGTTTTTGGTGTGATTGCGTTTTTTAGTAGTAATCCAGAAATACCTGCCATGATCATGGCACTATCAGCCATAATCGGTCATGTCACCTCATCTTTTTACCAAACACCGATTGTTTTTGGCTCTAAGAGTGCAATGATTCCAGGCTATCTATTCTTTGTCAGTTTACATCTCTATAGTGCCGTTAATCTCCTCTTAGAACCAGATTCAAATTTTTGGTTAATCAACACATTTTTAGTGCTTAGTACATACGTTTGGTGTCGAGTATTTTACTTTATCTTTACTGTTTTTGGACTCTTTAAAGATAATCTTTATTCTGCTTCGATTCTGGCTGCTGGTGTGTTGATATTACCATCTGTCTTAGGTGTTGCTGGCAACTTGTTTTTTATTCTGTTTCTGCTTGGATATAATGCTTTGTACAAGTTAATTATGAATCCTACCGCAGCAGAATGGATCAGTTGGACGAAAGAAAGTCAAAGACAGACATTAATTGATGAAGATGCGAAAGAATTATGGATAAATAATAATTTGTCCATCACTTCTGATGAGGTTGATGATCAAACAATCGCAGCAGCAGTTTTTGCTCAATTGGATACAAATAAAACTGGAAGTTTAGATAAGGAAGAATTGAGAACTCTTTGGCACGAGTGGCAAGTTCCAGATTCTTTTATCAATAACTTTATTGCTCGAAATACCAATTTTGATGAATTTAGTTTTGATGAATTTTATGAAAAAATCTGGCAAATTAAGGGTGTTAAACAACGACTACAAACAGAAACGCTAAAAGTTGAATGTTTAACCAAAGGTAAAAATATTAGCAATGAAGAAAAGTGCAGATTGATTTTCGAGCAACTAGATATTGATCAGAGCGGTTACATTGATGAATTTGAGCTAAAAACCCTATTGTTAGAGTGGGGATTACCTTCTAATGAAGTCGATGAATACATGGAAAAATATGATGATAATAAAGACTTGAAAATTTCCTTTGCAGAGTTTCTTAAAATGCGCCCAGTTTGGTCTTTTGCTTACTCTGACATAATTCTCTCCAACTAA
- a CDS encoding histidine phosphatase family protein — protein MEIISDSETSSQVGENNHQEGKVYFIRHGESTSNERNIFAGVLDVDLTAFGRLQARQAGSDLKKKGMKFDAVYVSHMRRARQTCEIALAESQALKSSDIPIQIDHRISEKSFGIFAGRNLNLLRLALGYEGFEEMLHSHNEAPPAGEKIAQVYHRAASFYQERIVPHLERGETVLVVCHQYVLEPLALYLSDLPPTAYKHLKLPNGKALSKEELVKFRDKESGGAASVRKQINDLSIMWAIFLYAAAFLLGCLVRALSASTGGIPSELFRGIIVVCLAASTFYTYLDIDFAASKRKVTSTVKYIVYGWMLVRWLVGIFLIFSGILYQSPGDLYKVMWVLFLMVPPALTSPVLSVLWGGNLYPSAILSRTLSIITPVALVVTFGLAKQLPINNSSLIFFGIILIVGLAIPAALAQFWRDKSPVESNHHSKNWKFIGVLAVAFMALATGFQFTPSTFISDLFSSTDLNRSLACLQQLAVATLVFILIRVSAVLTSVLTTGKLNKAEAKDAYILLVNPNFFLWASLFLGVTATANPEAVRYAIFWAALGFFCIPVIEQILFMNSFGNELLRETLRSSRMATEDIRKLFLELDTDGSKALDKDEIMELLGRIEDMTTGERSSQEVRKYITDYLFNTLDADKSGTVDLQELEEYVSTYGLVANLNVVNNTASVNN, from the coding sequence GTGGAAATAATTTCTGACTCAGAAACATCTAGCCAAGTAGGAGAAAACAATCATCAAGAAGGAAAAGTCTATTTCATTAGACATGGTGAAAGTACCAGCAATGAACGCAATATTTTTGCAGGTGTATTAGATGTAGATTTGACTGCATTTGGTAGATTGCAAGCCCGTCAAGCAGGTTCTGACCTCAAGAAAAAAGGGATGAAGTTCGATGCTGTATATGTCTCTCACATGAGACGTGCAAGACAAACTTGTGAAATTGCCCTGGCTGAAAGTCAGGCTTTGAAATCCTCTGATATTCCTATTCAAATAGACCATCGAATTAGTGAGAAATCTTTTGGCATTTTTGCAGGTCGTAATTTGAATCTACTTCGTCTAGCTTTGGGCTACGAAGGCTTCGAGGAAATGTTGCATTCACATAACGAAGCACCGCCGGCTGGCGAGAAAATTGCACAAGTTTATCACCGCGCTGCAAGTTTTTACCAAGAGCGAATTGTACCACATTTAGAACGGGGCGAAACTGTTCTGGTGGTGTGCCATCAATATGTATTAGAACCCTTAGCACTTTATTTAAGTGATTTACCACCAACTGCTTATAAACATCTGAAACTGCCTAATGGTAAAGCACTCTCTAAAGAAGAGTTAGTCAAGTTTCGTGATAAAGAATCCGGTGGTGCAGCTTCTGTACGAAAACAGATTAATGATCTGTCAATTATGTGGGCAATTTTTCTCTATGCTGCTGCTTTCTTATTAGGATGCTTGGTAAGGGCTTTAAGTGCCTCCACAGGAGGAATTCCATCAGAACTATTTCGAGGAATAATTGTTGTTTGTCTAGCTGCTTCCACCTTTTATACTTACCTGGATATTGACTTTGCAGCGAGTAAACGCAAAGTAACTTCAACTGTGAAGTACATAGTTTACGGGTGGATGTTAGTAAGATGGTTAGTTGGAATATTTTTAATATTTTCGGGAATTTTGTATCAAAGCCCCGGTGATTTGTACAAAGTTATGTGGGTGCTTTTTTTGATGGTTCCACCCGCCCTTACTTCCCCAGTTTTATCGGTACTTTGGGGCGGTAATCTTTATCCCTCGGCTATCTTATCCAGGACTTTATCAATCATCACTCCTGTTGCATTGGTTGTGACATTTGGCTTGGCAAAACAATTACCAATTAACAATTCAAGCCTGATATTTTTCGGAATTATTCTCATTGTTGGTTTGGCAATACCGGCAGCTTTAGCCCAATTTTGGCGTGATAAATCTCCTGTTGAATCAAACCACCACAGTAAGAACTGGAAATTTATTGGAGTGCTTGCTGTCGCATTTATGGCTTTGGCAACTGGGTTTCAGTTTACTCCATCAACATTCATTTCTGACTTATTTTCATCAACTGATCTGAACCGTTCCCTAGCCTGTTTGCAACAACTAGCAGTGGCAACATTAGTTTTTATCTTAATCCGTGTCTCTGCTGTATTAACTTCAGTATTAACAACAGGTAAGCTGAATAAGGCAGAAGCTAAGGATGCTTATATTCTGCTTGTGAATCCTAACTTTTTCCTGTGGGCATCTCTTTTTCTAGGAGTTACTGCAACTGCAAATCCTGAAGCCGTAAGATATGCAATTTTTTGGGCAGCATTAGGTTTCTTCTGCATACCAGTCATCGAACAAATATTGTTTATGAATTCATTTGGTAATGAATTATTGAGAGAAACTTTACGCTCTTCGAGAATGGCAACAGAAGATATCAGAAAGCTTTTCCTTGAATTGGATACAGATGGAAGTAAAGCACTTGATAAAGACGAAATTATGGAGCTTTTAGGACGCATAGAAGATATGACAACAGGTGAACGTAGCTCACAAGAAGTCAGGAAGTACATAACTGATTATCTATTCAACACTCTAGACGCAGATAAAAGTGGAACAGTTGATTTGCAAGAGTTAGAAGAGTATGTATCAACCTATGGGTTAGTTGCTAACCTTAACGTTGTTAATAATACTGCATCAGTAAACAATTAA